A window of Gossypium hirsutum isolate 1008001.06 chromosome D13, Gossypium_hirsutum_v2.1, whole genome shotgun sequence genomic DNA:
tagtttcagggaaaatttacggatttaaattttgagtttcgtaacttgagttataattaaattagtgacagttgcgcaggtggacagttttgttgtaaacagtgaatttaattttaaaagcaactTTTTATActccgaattggtaagttaaattgtataacatctcgtactcgattccgacgacggtctcgagtaaggggtgttacatagactATATGGAGTCTGACCGATTAGAGCATTTAATTTATCCACCTCTACTTGTTGAAAAAGACTTCTCAACTCAGATTTGTTCAGCACTTGCAAAAAACTCATACTGAAAAAGTGAAAGTTTCGCCTAACAACAAGTATGGTGGAAGAGACACAATGAAAGTTATTTATAAGACTTTGATACTTTAAGTCATacttaaaattgtaattttggttGCAAAGTATGTGAGCTACTTATAAGTGTGTTTAAGTTGCTACCacagaaattataaaattttaaattataattttaataaatttatgattattgaaagttaaaaataattattgttaaaaTATAAAGGAGATAATTTTaaaggtaacataattttatttaattaagtatttatctaaattttaaactattgattatctaattaaaattaaacttaataattatcatcataaaaataaatttagaataattgatgagaaaatcttaaatttattcaaaattcaaaaaatatataaatgcttCATATTTTCATTAGATGTCAACACAAAATATTAAACTGAAATAATGGGACacaattaaatcttaaaaaagttaattaacaaaatatttttgtatattaattaaaattaaatgaatatattCTAATAGATTATTCAATAAATACAATTAATCAACCCGTGAACttaaaattgtttgaatttaaaaaataatgttataaaatttaaagttaaactaAAATCATGAGTAAATACGTTTAACTAAaactttttgaatatttatttataaaataaatattaatttttaattattatgtattataagaaaatgttttatgtgttttatattaaaattaatttaatttttattgttaatcATATTTATtaacacttttttttattaagtttgaCCATTAGAATTAATCGACGAACTAATCATAtaaaaaatcgtaaaaattataaaaataaatataaaaaataacaaattattttaaaaattttaaaaattgtaaaagaatcttaaaatttttcaaaaatatatattattacaaacttttatataaacatattaaaatataaaaataaaaaaccattgGTACCTCAAAATTTTGTTGGTGTCTATTGAACATGTAAAATGCTAGCATTTTGGTTTGGTTAATTTCTCATAAAGTTGCCAACCcaaataggaaaataatctaataatattccCACAAAAATCATATATAAGTTGCCTTCACATTTATTTTAGCTTCAATCCAATCatatataattacatttaaaattgTTCTGATTTGACTCTAAATATATTTCAAATGTTCGTtggattataatttataatagttaattttaattattattaattccaGAGATGAAGTTAGAACAATTTTTTATGGggttgaataaaattttaattttttatagtttatatatttataatttttaaaagattaaattaaatttttataattttagagggccaaagtataattttacctttactaatttaaaattaaaaaaaatgatatattacTTGTAATTCAACATGTACTTGTAagcttttgaaaaaaaatgtagtTACATAGAGCCTTTTAGAATTTAAGTTGCGTCTCGTAGCTCCCACTAGTCCCTCTCCGTACCTAACGAATGAATACACTGGGGGCCCACACAACTTATAGAAAAGTTTTTATTGGCTGAAAGATCGAGTGGATATCCGCCGGCATCCACTTCACGGCACCATAAAGTGAATAAAAATAGTTCCCAAGCCCAAAGCCCAACTACtacatatatatctatatatatatagcaacGGGCTAAAGCCTTTCTTCAAACGTCTCCCTCGGCTTAGATTCTGTTCCATTCATTTCCTCTCCATtttctatatacaaataaaatcaaaatcagtatttgaatcttttttttaaattattatttatttaatcactGCTTAGCAGTTACCACAGTGGCTATTAGCTTCAAAACTCTACGATTTTTGGGCTTTGATTGTTTGTTGTTTAGCAGGTGATAAAGCTTACattgattttgaatttttggtgatagCTTTTTGGTGTTTATGTTTATGCATTTCCGTGTTCATTACGGTCTAGTTTTGGATGATTTTTGAATTTGAGGACTAATTTTGTTGCTTAATGCTTGAATATTACaagttttctttcattttctggTTTTCCGAAccgttaatttaattttcttatacTTAGAAAAGTATGCTTatattctttcctttttctgttcttttcttttcctgaattataaatttatgaaattatggAGCCAAGCCAAACAGGGTTTTCGCATTaccctttcttttcttcttcaggaTTGGTTTAAACGTCTATTAACTTAGGTTCTGCAGATTTGGATTTGAATCCCAGCAGTGAAACTACTACTCCTATACAgccttttttgtttttgttttttttttcctaaaaactaCTATTTTATTGGTTAGCCAAAAATAGTCTTTATTCTAGCTCAGTTAAGTGTTCAgtaatttaattccatttgttATGCGAAAATTGCTTcttagaaattatatatatattgacataTTTCAAAAACTAAAGTTCCTTTTTTGTTGTTTGTGTTactcgaaaaagaaaaaaatcgattgattttttaatattgattttaaaaataatttttctgacaatttaaaaatCTGAAGTTGTCTTTTAGTTTTTGGTTTGGATGAGATGGAAAGTGATTTacgttgttttattttattttttccaaaaaaataagatcacataactataaaatataaattttattgagaTAATACTATTTCAGGATGAGTGAAGATAAATTGGCACTCAACTGTACTGTTGTTGTTACAACAACTCAAAGTCGTGGATTCGAGCGTGTATCTTGAAATTTAATTAGTTTGTGGTTTGGGAGGATTTATGGGTTGTTTAGGAAatgtattaaaaaagaaaagatttgaAATCTTAGGTGGGACTCAGACTCAGTCAAGCTAAGCTCAGTCGCCCATGGAAAGCTCTTTTTGATAATGTACcaggaaaaattaatttagaaaaacaaaTGTTTCATTTGACCCAACACTTTTCTTTCTAACAAATATCTGGtaatgtagaaatagaaaagtcAATTTCTAAGTAACAAGTTGAATATTATATAAGCAAATAAGGTTTTTACTTGTGCAAGTACATACGTATGTCTACTTGTAAATTCTTtaccttttttttccctttattttggTACCACTAAAATTGgctttgagaatttgatatttattGATGGCAGAAACAGATGCCGTTCTCAGCGGATCTATCGGAGGTAGTTGGAAGACCGGTGTGCAGAAATGGAGTTTGGCATGATGAATTGCTTCCTGTTATCAATGATGACCATGGAGGTGTCATTATAGAAATGAAGGAGCATATGGACACTGAAACCTTTCTTACCATGCTCAGAGCTTCCATGTTGCAGTGGAAGCAACAGGTTAAATTTGAGATGGATATTTTCTTATTGGATTTGCTTAGTGTCCCTTGGAAGTTTGTTCAGATGATTGCTTGAATCGAAAAATGGAATTGATATGTGTAACAGTGCAAGTTCTCCTTATTTATTACATTTTGTAAAATGGAAATGAATAGGAGATAAGTCTTGTCTTGAGGTGATTAAGCTGACTTCTAATGATGAGTGTTCATCCAGGGCCAAAGTCTTATTCTGTATGTGGGGGGATCTTTGTGAAATAACAAGGAGGAAATTTGATTTATGCTAAATCAGTCATCTAAGTGATCAATTGGTGTTTTTTGGTGATTGTGATGTGAATAAAATGACCAAATCTTTACTTTAATTGTTAGGATTCTTAGTTGCATAATCAAgttattcatcatcttcttgaaAATTGATTTAAGGGCTGTAACTTTCATGTTTTACCATTTTGGTTTATATTCATTACATTTGGAGTTTACTGTGCAGGGTAAAAAGGGAGTTTGGATTAAATTGCCTATTGGACTCATACATCTAGTCGAAACTGCAGTGAAGGTAGTCTATGCTAATAATATTCCATTGCCTAGTCCTAAATTGTAGAGCAAAACTTTGAATATATGTTTTATCTTCACTTTGATAGTGAAGTTTGATATTGTTGATAATATTATGTAACCCTTTGTATATCTTATTGTTGATAATTATAGTATTTTGACAGTCGAGTTGTTTTGAAACACATTAAATTGATTATAGGAGGGGTTCAGATACCACCATGCTGAGCCAAGTTACCTCATGCTCGTGTTCTGGATTCCTAAGACCCCTAGCACTATCCCTGGAAATGCAACACACCGAGTAGGTGTTGGTGCAATTATCTTGAATGATAAAAGAGAGGTACTCCCTTAACTTCATTGTGTTTCAGCTTTTATGCAAATgattaattgattatttattcTGCTAATGTAGAGCTTGTTAATTGGTTTGTTCCCTTTGGTCAGTcctgctcttttttttttttccttttttttttggttataatAAGTTTCACCTGGTCTATTGGAATCTGTTGTGTGGTTAGACTGCTGACTGATGTATTCTAGAGGACATTTTCTAATACATTATATTTATCCATTACAAGCAATGGATTGGAACCTTGTTTTTGCATTCCAACAGTTCCATAGATCCAAAAGCTTACCTCTTTGAATATTCAAACTCTTAAGGCATCAATTTTTACTATGATACCAAATAGACAGATGCAATTTTCAACCCAATAAATTACTATGGACCTGATGCAGTGGGTTCGTGCTCACTTCTACGTGGAGTTTCTATCCTCAGATTCACATGTTAATTCTGCAGTTTTTCTTATCTATATGAGTGTAACCACACAATCTAGCCTTCTTCTCAAGTGTACTCTTGTTATAAGTGGTGATATCTATAGGTTTCACGTTTGTTTTTGGATTAATCAAACAACTCTCTTTCGTAGTTGCTTCTTAATATGCATCTTCTTGGCTGATAGGTGCTCGTAGTTCAGGAAAAGAGTGGTCTTCTTCAAGGAACAGGCATATGGAAAATTCCTACTGGGGTTGTTGAAGAGGTATGTTCCAGTGTTCTGTCATGTTtcacattatataaaaattagcGTTTCTGTCAAATATTCAATGAACTTTGTGCAAACAGGGCGAGGAAATTTTTGTGGCAGCAATGAGAGAAGTAAAAGAAGAGACAGGAGTAAGTGATGAGTATGCATAAATGTTTATTCTTACATCAAGTATTAAACAAGAGTTCTAATGGCCTTATGAAAACCACTGATTTTTCCATTTTCAGATTGACACAGAGTTCGTGGAGGTCCTAGGATTCAGGTATGATGTTTGCATGAGTCTTTTGCTTTTAAGCCACTCAATTATATCTCAATAATTTCAGTTTTATATCCATAGCTTACATCAAATATGTTAGTAATCATGCCATGCTTCCTCAAAGCTCCATGCCTGTTCAAAACAGTTCGACATCCTAGTGGTTGATAAAACCAAAAAGGCGCAGGTCTTTTTATTAATGTAATTGCttgaaaaagtaaagaaaaagttTCCACTCTTTCATATGTGGATTTCATTGATCCCTAACCCGTGATTAGTTGAAAGGCATATAAAAATCTAACAATAAAATGCGCCCTTGATATTGTTACTGTTTTTTGAGTTAGTCCTGTTAGAATTGGCCAATGGTTTATGAACATGGTTGTAAATCTAAAAGgacaattataaaattttttggaTGAGATAATAGTTACAGATATACCAGGTTGTGTAAAATTGGATGGATTTTCAGAAGTGTATAAGGAGTATATGTAGGTATTTTGATGAGCATATGTTATGGTCACTGACTTTTGTGAAAATATCACTTAAACTCAAGAAGACAAGAATGCCTCCCATGTTATGGACAATCGATAATCATGTCTTTAAGATTTTCAATTGTGCTTCACACTTTGTTAACATTGATTTTCCCATATTTATATCAGCTTATGTACCCTACCAAACCCCAAGCTTTAGTGAATTATTTGTTTTGACATCCTTTTCTTGAATTCAGGCAAACACACAAGTCTTTTTTCGAGAAGTCAGATCTATTTTTCATATGCATGTTGCATCCACTATCCTTTGACATACAGAAGCAAGAGCTGGAAATTGAGGCAGCCCAGGTACGACTCATATTGTTGCATGTTATTTATTCCATTGAGTAATTTGTCCTGAATTAAGAGCATGTACAAGCATCTTAGGATCCCATCGCGTTTCACTGACCTGATATACATTTGGCCTACCACTAATTTTCTACAATGTTTAGTGGTACAAGATTAAGCCAAACTGCAATTAAGTCTCTTCCTTAATATTTTACGTGCCAAAAATATTAGCTTTAGATGAGATAAGTCTCTACCGGTGCAAACATTTCCTTTTCGACGTAAACTTTGTGACCTAGCGTTGACCGCCCAACCCCTCCTGACTGAAAAGAAAAGATACTATACTCCTGTACACAACATGCCTCctcttatttactattttagtcGTTGCTGCTATCTTAATGTGAATTTTCATGAACTTTGCATAACAACGAAGAAGGAAGGATTTTCATGCTTGCATTTGCTAGTCTTTCTTTTGATATGTTTgccccttttatttttttcacagtGGATGCCATTTGAAGAATATGCAGCTCAGCCTTTTGCCCAGAAGCATGAGCTTTTCCGATACGTTAATGAATTATGCTTAGCAAAGGTAGACAGAGGCTATACTGGGTTTTCTCCTCGGCCTACTGTATCGATTTTCGGCAATCATTCATCTTTCCTTTATTTGAACAGTCAGGACCTGGACAAGTCAAGGTCTGTGAATAACCCTGAAGAGCAAAACTAGGTCGATTATATACGACTGAGTTTACTAGGAAACTCTATTAGTTTTTTTACCTATTTATTGACCCCTTTTTCTCCATCCTCTCTTTATCTCTTtctgataataaaaaaaaaagcagtGGTGGCAAAAAGTTCTTAGTCTTATTTATTCTATAATTTGATTTACTCAATACGTATTGTCGAAATCCTTTTTTTGACAtcgaaatttttattttaaaatgaaaatggagttgccaccaatTCTTTTTAATTAGATGTTATTGAATCACCTCAaaactttatcattttaataaaatgttagatttactaaaattattttcGGTCTTACAAAATTCAGGAAATAGGTTTGGGAgttggttacgtatgaggaaggattagcaatCTCataacgtccaaaattggtacctaattgattacttgataTCTTAGATCCCTCTTTGCATAATGTTATTTGATTAAGATAATACTTAACTGAATTAAATTTAATGGAAAAAGCcttatttcgagttaatcgagaaGAAAGATCATGCCCCGTGAGTTAGGATACGATGTCTTGAATTCTCGAAAACCAGAATAATTGTCATTTGATTGTTACCTAAATCTTGCTTTTCGTTATTTTAAataggatattcgattacttcaGTTTTAGGAAGATGCCATACTCCGTAAGTTAGGAGCACAactcctcgaatttccaaaataATGAATATTGTCTCGGTTTTAAGTTTTTTCTATATGTTAGATAAACCAAAGGTAACTTTTAAAATgatatacatttaatttatttaggcatagtgtaaaaaataaataaatatattttaacatgaTGGTATggtaattatcaaaataaagcaAAATAGTGATgggtaaaataaaatgatattagaatagtaaataaataaatgaataaagagaaacaaataaaaatgctATGCTAGCGaataataatgcaactataatgataataaaaatacatcaatttatagTAATAATAGTGATAATCGTGTCATGATcattataataataatgataaaataaaaagtacattAAAAAggaatataaataacataaattttaaatgttaaaataaaagatatagtaaatgaaaagacaaaattaaataaatgagggatcaaattggaaattaaatgaaatttaaagcaTGAATTGCTAAATAAACAAAGAAAGGGGATGcgaaggattaaattgaaaacataacaaaatttaaagtctaaattacaagaaaatagaacatagaggactaaattaaaagaaaatggaaaatacaTGGACTCAGAGGACACTTATCCCAACCTTATTTTCACGTGTCATTCCTAGAGGGATCATCAATGGGTTAGGGGGACCAAATTGCACAAGAGTAAAATAAAAGGGTGAATATAGaagtaaaaataataagttgtaggatgaaattgaaaaatagcaaAAAAGCGAAAGGGCCAAAGCAGCAATTAGACCCTCCTTTTTAAAAACACGAAGATCTTAAGGGAATTCGGGTCGAGTCATCGAGTCAACCCCAAAACGACACTGTTTAGGGTGTTTAGGGCCACGACGAAACAACGTCGTTTAGGTAACCctatttaagttaaaaatattttttaaaaaatcatttttatgcagttttaaaaaaaatttcctttctcttttttctctaAAGCTCTCCCTGTATTCGGTCACAGGGTCGTTGGCGCTTCGCCATGGCCACTGGTCACCGGCGACAGCGGCTGTCGCCTCTGGTGGCCGGagttgtaaaaaaaaagttttttttatctcCGTTTCACAGGGAACTCAGATTTAGGGTCGAAATCCCTAAAATTTGGTGAAAATTCgaaaattcaaaaaggacctTTCGGTTCCTGGTCCTCCGCCGACGCGACCTTTCGGTAAATCCCCAAGGATTTGACGACCTTTTAAGCCAGAGGGGACATCGGCGGCGGCAAAGGTAAAAAAACGACtcgtattttatttattatttattatatgtatatgatataaaaaaatatattttttaagaactgaaattttttatatctttttgctcttcttcctcctttattACAATCTGTTTATTTGGCTTTTTATAGTCGATTGATTACaaatatttgtatttgttttttgtttttcagctttagttttttg
This region includes:
- the LOC121202924 gene encoding nudix hydrolase 10 is translated as MPFSADLSEVVGRPVCRNGVWHDELLPVINDDHGGVIIEMKEHMDTETFLTMLRASMLQWKQQGKKGVWIKLPIGLIHLVETAVKEGFRYHHAEPSYLMLVFWIPKTPSTIPGNATHRVGVGAIILNDKREVLVVQEKSGLLQGTGIWKIPTGVVEEGEEIFVAAMREVKEETGIDTEFVEVLGFRQTHKSFFEKSDLFFICMLHPLSFDIQKQELEIEAAQWMPFEEYAAQPFAQKHELFRYVNELCLAKVDRGYTGFSPRPTVSIFGNHSSFLYLNSQDLDKSRSVNNPEEQN